From the genome of Fibrobacter sp., one region includes:
- a CDS encoding flavodoxin domain-containing protein, with the protein MNSIIIYGSRYGSTKRYAERLAEITGLKAVFYTDVKNVADYDRVVYLGALCAGGVMGLKKTVCGLSANQELFVATVGLADPTDAENVNHIRGGLKKQVPASHYDESKIFHLRGAIDYSKLGLKHRIMMKLLYSKVLKIPEAERNAEVRALIATYGKQVDFVNLDTLEPLVKAL; encoded by the coding sequence ATGAACTCTATCATCATTTACGGGAGCCGTTATGGCTCGACAAAACGCTACGCCGAACGCCTCGCCGAAATCACGGGACTCAAGGCCGTCTTCTATACCGACGTGAAGAACGTTGCCGATTATGACCGCGTCGTCTATCTGGGCGCCCTCTGCGCAGGTGGCGTCATGGGCCTCAAGAAAACGGTTTGCGGCCTCTCTGCAAATCAGGAACTGTTTGTCGCGACCGTCGGTCTCGCCGATCCGACCGATGCCGAAAACGTCAACCATATCAGGGGCGGCCTCAAAAAACAAGTTCCCGCATCGCATTACGACGAGAGCAAAATCTTCCACCTTCGCGGCGCCATCGATTACAGCAAACTCGGCCTGAAACATCGAATCATGATGAAGCTTTTGTATTCGAAGGTTTTGAAAATCCCTGAAGCGGAGCGCAACGCTGAAGTCCGCGCCCTGATCGCTACCTACGGCAAGCAGGTGGATTTCGTGAATCTCGATACCTTGGAACCGCTCGTCAAAGCGCTGTAA